A single region of the Mustela lutreola isolate mMusLut2 chromosome 2, mMusLut2.pri, whole genome shotgun sequence genome encodes:
- the DCAF15 gene encoding DDB1- and CUL4-associated factor 15: MAPSSKSERNSGAGSGGGGPGGAGGKRAAGRRREHVLKQLERVKISGQLSPRLFRKLPPRVCVSLKNIVDEDFLYAGHIFLGFSKCGRYVLSYTSSSGDDDFSFYIYHLYWWEFNVHSKLKLVRQVRLFQDEEIYSDLYLTVCEWPSDASKVIVFGFNTRSANGMLMNMMMMSDENHRDIYISTVAVPPPGRCAACREASRAHPGDPSAQCLRHGFILHTKYQVVYPFPTFQPAFQLKKDQVVLLNTSYSLVACAVSVHSAGESSFCQILYDHTASPPAPPSPPGPQSPEVPPALPSPCPEAAPTRPPGAPEPSPAIAKAKEFVADIFRRAREAKGGTLEEARPPPCPGPSGSRCRLPSEPLAPGGEVAPRDSPPAAEAPAPEPGYVNYTKLYYVLGSSEGTEPEDEFEDDKISLPFVVTDLRGRNLRPMRERAAVQGQYLTVEQLTLDFEYVINEVIRHDATWAHQFCSFSDYDIVILEVCPETNQVLINIGLLLLAFPSPTEEGQLRPKTYHTSLKVAWDLNTGIFVTVSVGDLTEVKGQTSGSVWSSYRKSCVDMVMKWLVPESSGRYVNRMTNEALHKGCSLKVLADSERYTWIVL, translated from the exons ATGGCGCCCAGCTCGAAATCGGAGCGGAACAGCGGGGccgggagcggcggcggcggccccgggGGCGCCGGGGGGAAGCGGGCAGCAGGGCGGCGGCGGGAGCACGTCCTCAAGCAGCTGGAGCGGGTCAAG ATCAGTGGGCAGCTCTCCCCTCGCCTCTTCCGGAAGCTGCCGCCCAGGGTCTGCGTCTCCCTCAAGAACATTGTGGATGAGGACTTTCTCTACGCAGG ACACATCTTCCTGGGCTTTTCCAAGTGCGGCCGTTATGTTCTTTCATATACCAGCAGCAGTGGGGATGATGACTTCTCCTTCTACATCTATCATCTGTACTGGTGGGAGTTCAACGTCCACAGCAAGCTCAAGCTG GTCCGGCAGGTGCGGCTCTTCCAGGATGAGGAGATCTATAGCGACCTGTACCTGACCGTGTGTGAGTGGCCCAGTGACGCCTCCAAGGTCATCGTCTTTGGGTTCAA CACCCGCTCAGCCAACGGGATGCTCATGAACATGATGATGATGAGTGACGAGAACCACAGAGACATCTACATCAGCACCGTGGCGGTACCACCGCCAGGCCGCTGTGCCGCCTGCCGGGAAGCCAGCCGGGCCCATCCAG GCGACCCGAGCGCACAGTGCCTGCGGCACGGCTTCATACTGCACACGAAGTACCAGGTGGTCTACCCCTTCCCCACCTTCCAGCCCGCCTTCCAGCTCAAGAAGGACCAGGTGGTGCTGCTCAACACCAGCTACTCCCTGGTGGCCTGCGCCGTCTCCGTCCACTCGGCAG GCGAGAGCAGCTTCTGCCAAATTCTGTATGACCAcaccgcctcccctccagcacccccGAGCCCCCCTGGGCCCCAGAGCCCTGAggtgccccctgccctccccagcccctgccctgaaGCAGCTCCCACCCGGCCCCCTGGGGCCCCCGAGCCCTCACCTGCCATCGCCAAAGCCAAGGAGTTTGTGGCCGACATCTTCCGCAGGGCCAGAGAGGCCAAGGGGGGGACCTTGGAGGAAGCCCGGCCACCCCCTTGCCCAGGGCCCTCGGGCAGCCGCTGCCGTCTGCCCTCAGAGCCCCTGGCCCCAGGCGGGGAGGTGGCACCCCGAGATAGCCCCCCAGCGGCGGAAGCACCGGCCCCAGAGCCGGGCTATGTCAACTACACCAAGCTGTATTATGTGCTGGGGTCCAGCGAAGGGACAGAACCGGAGGATG AGTTCGAGGATGACAAGATCTCCTTGCCCTTTGTGGTGACTGATCTCCGGGGCCGCAACCTGCGGCCCATGCGGGAGCGGGCTGCCGTCCAG GGTCAGTATCTGACGGTGGAGCAGCTCACACTGGACTTTGAATACGTCATCAATGAGGTCATCCGCCATGACGCCACCTGGGCCCACCAGTTTTGTTCCTTCAGCGACTATGACATTGTCATCCTGGAg gTCTGCCCGGAAACCAATCAAGTCCTCATCAACATTGGCCTGCTGCTCCTGGCATTCCCGTCCCCAACTGAGGAGGGCCAGCTCCG aCCAAAGACCTATCACACCAGCCTCAAGGTGGCATGGGACCTCAACACAGGCATCTTCGTGACAGTCAGTGTAGGCGACCTCACTGAGGTCAAGGGGCAGACCAG CGGCAGTGTCTGGAGCTCGTACCGCAAGAGCTGCGTGGACATGGTCATGAAGTGGCTGGTGCCTGAGAGCAGCGGCCGCTATGTCAACAGGATGACCAACGAGGCGCTGCACAAAG GGTGCTCGCTGAAGGTTCTGGCAGACAGTGAGCGATACACGTGGATTGTGCTGTGA
- the RFX1 gene encoding MHC class II regulatory factor RFX1 isoform X1 — translation MATPAYVTELQAAPQPAPPPQAPPQPPPPPAAPQPPQPPATAATPQPQYVTELQSPQPQAQPPGSQKQYVTELPATPTPSQPAGAPTPSPASQQYIVVTVSEGAMRASETVSEASPGSTASQTGVPTQVVQQVQGTQQRLLVQTSVQAKPGHVSPLQLTNIPVPQQALPTQRLVVQSTATGGKGGQVSLTVHGPQQVHSPPERSPVQANSSSSKTAAAPTGTVPQQLPVHGVQQSVPVTQERSVVQATPQAPKAGPVQQLTVQGLQPVHVAQESSGSQFPARKAEQQEPRPTPPPEPPPRPPTPGPRSSALAPEPPPLQSARSGEVPQLGSPEPPPPHYEPGAEQWVELVGVLPPHLLLPQQKVVFEPLPGLPARASPDQRVRIQRVPQVLVFGTAATALKVQQLQQVPVPHVYSSQVQYVEGGDASYTASAIRSSTYSYPETPLYTQTAGTSYYEAAGTTAQVSTPATSQAVASTGSVPMYVSGTQVVTSSTSSGGGASSGGSGGSGSGGGSGGGGGGGSGGGGSGGGSGAGTYVIQGGYMLGSASQSYSHTTRASPATVQWLLDNYETAEGVSLPRSTLYCHYLLHCQEQKLEPVNAASFGKLIRSVFMGLRTRRLGTRGNSKYHYYGLRIKASSPLLRLMEDQQHMAMRGQPFSQKQRLKPIQKMEGMTNGVAVGPQQAAGLSDISAQVQQYQQFLDASRSLPDFSELDLQGKVLPEGVGPGDIKAFQVLYREHCEAIVDVMVNLQFTLVETLWKTFWRYNLSQPNEAPPLAVHDEAEKRLPKASLVLLSKFEPVLQWTKHCDNVLYQGLVEILIPDVLRPIPSALTQAIRNFAKSLESWLTHAMVNIPEEMLRVKVAAAGAFAQTLRRYTSLNHLAQAARAVLQNTAQINQMLSDLNRVDFANVQEQASWVCRCEDRVVQRLEQDFKVTLQQQNSLEQWAAWLDGVVSQVLKPYQGSTGFPKAAKLFLLKWSFYSSMVIRDLTLRSAASFGSFHLIRLLYDEYMYYLIEHRVAQAKGETPIAVMGEFANLTTSLNPLDPDKDEEEEEEEESEDELPQDISLAAGGESPALGPDALEPPAKLARTDARGLFVQALPSS, via the exons ATGGCAACACCAGCGTACGTTACCGAGCTTCAAGCAGCCCCGCAGCCAGCCCCGCCACCGcaggccccgccccagcccccgccGCCACCAGCGGCGCCCCAGCCCCCCCAGCCGCCTGCCACCGccgccaccccccagccccagtaTGTCACTGAGCTgcagagcccccagccccaggcgcAGCCACCAGGCAGCCAGAAGCAGTACGTGACAGAGCTGCCGGCCACCCCCACGCCCTCGCAGCCGGCCGGtgcccccaccccgtccccgGCGTCCCAGCAGTACATCGTGGTCACCGTCTCTG AAGGCGCTATGCGGGCCAGTGAGACTGTATCAGAGGCCAGcccaggctccacagccagccaGACCGGAGTCCCCACTCAGGTGGTTCAGCAGGTGCAGGGCACCCAGCAG CGTCTGCTGGTCCAGACGAGCGTGCAGGCCAAGCCGGGCCATGTGTCACCCCTCCAGCTCACCAACATCCCAGTGCCCCAGCAG GCTCTCCCCACGCAGCGTCTGGTGGTGCAGAGCACAGCCACAGGCGGCAAGGGTGGCCAGGTTTCCCTGACGGTGCACGGCCCCCAGCAGGTGCACTCACCGCCTGAG CGGTCACCAGTGCAGGCCAACAGCTCCTCCAGCAAGACAGCCGCGGCCCCCACGGGCACAGTGCCGCAGCAGCTGCCGGTCCACGGCGTTCAGCAGAGTGTCCCCGTCACCCAAGAG AGGTCCGTGGTCCAAGCCACTCCACAGGCGCCCAAAGCCGGCCCTGTGCAGCAGCTCACGGTGCAGGGGCTCCAGCCAGTTCATGTGGCCCAAGAG agcTCAGGCAGTCAGTTTCCCGCTaggaaggcagagcagcaggagccCCGGCCCACGCCGCCGCCGGAGCCGCCGCCCCGGCCACCCACGCCCGGGCCCCGGTCGAGCGCGCTGGCCCCGGAGCCGCCGCCGCTCCAGTCCGCGCGCAGCGGCGAGGTCCCGCAGCTAGGCAGCCCCGAGCCGCCGCCGCCCCATTACGAGCCGGGCGCCGAGCAGTGGGTGGAGCTGGTGGGCGTGCTGCCCCCGCACCTGCTCCTGCCGCAGCAGAAAGTGGTCTTCGAGCCACTTCCCGGGCTCCCGGCCCGAGCCAGCCCCGACCAGAGGGTCAGGATCCAGAGAGTCCCCCAGGTGCTAGTGTTCGGCACGGCCGCCACGGCCCTCAAA GTGCAGCAGCTCCAGCAGGTGCCTGTCCCACACGTGTACTCCAGCCAAGTGCAGTATGTGGAGGGTGGTGACGCCAGCTACACGGCCAGTGCCAT ccgcTCCAGTACCTACTCCTACCCAGAGACGCCGCTGTACACCCAGACAGCGGGCACCAGCTACTACGAAGCCGCGGGCACCACCGCCCAGGTCAGCACACCTGCCACCTCCCAGGCAGTGGCCAGCACCGGCTCCGTGCCCATGTACGTGTCCGGCACCCAGGTGGTCACCAGCTCCACCAGCAGCGGGGGTGGGGCCAGCAGTGGtggcagcggcggcagcggcagcggggGAGGCAGTGGCGGTGGCgggggcggcggcagcggcggcggcggcagcggcggcggcagcggagCGGGAACCTATGTGATCCAGGGCGGCTACATGCTGGGCAGTGCCAGCCAGTCCTACTCCCACACCACCCGTGCCTCGCCAGCCACT GTTCAATGGCTCCTAGACAACTATGAGACAGCAGAGGGGGTGAGCCTGCCGCGGAGCACCCTCTACTGCCACTACCTGCTGCACTGCCAGGAGCAGAAGCTGGAGCCCGTCAATGCCGCTTCCTTCGGCAAGCTCATCCGCTCTGTCTTCATGGGCCTGCGCACCCGACGGCTTGGCACCAG gGGCAACTCTAAATACCACTACTACGGCCTGCGCATCAAGGCCAGCTCGCCCCTGCTGCGGCTCATGGAGGACCAGCAGCACATGGCTATGCGGGGCCAGCCCTTCTCGCAGAAGCAAAG GCTCAAGCCCATCCAGAAGATGGAGGGCATGACCAACGGTGTGGCTGTGGGGCCGCAGCAGGCCGCTGGGCTGTCTGACATCAGCGCCCAGGTCCAGCAGTACCAGCAGTTCCTGG ATGCCTCGAGGAGTCTCCCTGATTTCTCAGAGCTTGACCTCCAGGGCAAAGTCCTCCCCGAGGGCGTTGGGCCTGGGGACATCAAGGCCTTCCAGGTCCTGTACCGGGAACACTGTGAG GCCATTGTCGACGTCATGGTGAACCTGCAGTTCACCCTGGTGGAGACGCTGTGGAAAACCTTCTGGAGATACAACCTCAGCCAGCCCAACGAGGCACCTCCACTGGCTGT GCATGACGAGGCTGAGAAGCGGCTGCCCAAGGCCAGCCTGGTGCTCCTCTCCAAGTTTGAACCAGTGCTGCAGTGGACCAAGCACTGTGACAATGTGCTGTACCAGGGCCTGGTGGAGATCCTCATCCCGGACGTGCTGCGGCCCATCCCCA GTGCCTTGACCCAAGCGATCCGGAACTTTGCCAAGAGCCTGGAGAGCTGGCTCACGCATGCCATGGTGAACATCCCTGAGGAGATGCTGCGTGTGAAG GTAGCAGCAGCCGGCGCCTTTGCGCAGACGCTGCGACGCTACACGTCGCTCAATCACTTGGCGCAAGCAGCCCGCGCGGTGCTGCAGAACACGGCGCAGATCAACCAGATGCTGAGCGACCTCAACCGCGTGGACTTCGCCAACGTGCAA GAGCAGGCCTCGTGGGTGTGCCGCTGCGAGGACCGCGTGGTGCAGCGGCTGGAGCAGGACTTCAAGGTGACCCTGCAGCAGCAGAACTCACTGGAGCAGTGGGCGGCCTGGCTGGACGGCGTCGTGAGCCAGGTGCTTAAGCCCTACCAGGGCAGCACCGGCTTCCCCAAGGCCGCCAAGCTCTTCCTCCTCAAGTGGTCCTTCTACAG CTCCATGGTGATCCGGGACCTGACCCTGCGAAGCGCTGCCAGCTTTGGTTCTTTCCACCTCATCCGGCTGCTCTACGACGAGTACATGTACTACCTGATCGAGCATCGAGTGGCCCAGGCCAAGGGCGAGACCCCAATCGCGGTCATGGGCGAG TTCGCCAACCTGACCACCTCGCTGAACCCCCTAGACCCGGACAAAG acgaagaggaggaggaagaggaggagagcgAGGATGAGCTGCCGCAGGACATCTCGCTGGCGGCCGGCGGCGAGTCGCCCGCTCTGGGCCCTGATGCCCTGGAGCCGCCTGCCAAGTTGGCACGGACAGACGCGCGTGGCCTCTTCGTGCAGGCGCTGCCCTCCAGCTAA
- the RFX1 gene encoding MHC class II regulatory factor RFX1 isoform X2 — MATPAYVTELQAAPQPAPPPQAPPQPPPPPAAPQPPQPPATAATPQPQYVTELQSPQPQAQPPGSQKQYVTELPATPTPSQPAGAPTPSPASQQYIVVTVSEGAMRASETVSEASPGSTASQTGVPTQVVQQVQGTQQRLLVQTSVQAKPGHVSPLQLTNIPVPQQALPTQRLVVQSTATGGKGGQVSLTVHGPQQVHSPPERSPVQANSSSSKTAAAPTGTVPQQLPVHGVQQSVPVTQERSVVQATPQAPKAGPVQQLTVQGLQPVHVAQEVQQLQQVPVPHVYSSQVQYVEGGDASYTASAIRSSTYSYPETPLYTQTAGTSYYEAAGTTAQVSTPATSQAVASTGSVPMYVSGTQVVTSSTSSGGGASSGGSGGSGSGGGSGGGGGGGSGGGGSGGGSGAGTYVIQGGYMLGSASQSYSHTTRASPATVQWLLDNYETAEGVSLPRSTLYCHYLLHCQEQKLEPVNAASFGKLIRSVFMGLRTRRLGTRGNSKYHYYGLRIKASSPLLRLMEDQQHMAMRGQPFSQKQRLKPIQKMEGMTNGVAVGPQQAAGLSDISAQVQQYQQFLDASRSLPDFSELDLQGKVLPEGVGPGDIKAFQVLYREHCEAIVDVMVNLQFTLVETLWKTFWRYNLSQPNEAPPLAVHDEAEKRLPKASLVLLSKFEPVLQWTKHCDNVLYQGLVEILIPDVLRPIPSALTQAIRNFAKSLESWLTHAMVNIPEEMLRVKVAAAGAFAQTLRRYTSLNHLAQAARAVLQNTAQINQMLSDLNRVDFANVQEQASWVCRCEDRVVQRLEQDFKVTLQQQNSLEQWAAWLDGVVSQVLKPYQGSTGFPKAAKLFLLKWSFYSSMVIRDLTLRSAASFGSFHLIRLLYDEYMYYLIEHRVAQAKGETPIAVMGEFANLTTSLNPLDPDKDEEEEEEEESEDELPQDISLAAGGESPALGPDALEPPAKLARTDARGLFVQALPSS; from the exons ATGGCAACACCAGCGTACGTTACCGAGCTTCAAGCAGCCCCGCAGCCAGCCCCGCCACCGcaggccccgccccagcccccgccGCCACCAGCGGCGCCCCAGCCCCCCCAGCCGCCTGCCACCGccgccaccccccagccccagtaTGTCACTGAGCTgcagagcccccagccccaggcgcAGCCACCAGGCAGCCAGAAGCAGTACGTGACAGAGCTGCCGGCCACCCCCACGCCCTCGCAGCCGGCCGGtgcccccaccccgtccccgGCGTCCCAGCAGTACATCGTGGTCACCGTCTCTG AAGGCGCTATGCGGGCCAGTGAGACTGTATCAGAGGCCAGcccaggctccacagccagccaGACCGGAGTCCCCACTCAGGTGGTTCAGCAGGTGCAGGGCACCCAGCAG CGTCTGCTGGTCCAGACGAGCGTGCAGGCCAAGCCGGGCCATGTGTCACCCCTCCAGCTCACCAACATCCCAGTGCCCCAGCAG GCTCTCCCCACGCAGCGTCTGGTGGTGCAGAGCACAGCCACAGGCGGCAAGGGTGGCCAGGTTTCCCTGACGGTGCACGGCCCCCAGCAGGTGCACTCACCGCCTGAG CGGTCACCAGTGCAGGCCAACAGCTCCTCCAGCAAGACAGCCGCGGCCCCCACGGGCACAGTGCCGCAGCAGCTGCCGGTCCACGGCGTTCAGCAGAGTGTCCCCGTCACCCAAGAG AGGTCCGTGGTCCAAGCCACTCCACAGGCGCCCAAAGCCGGCCCTGTGCAGCAGCTCACGGTGCAGGGGCTCCAGCCAGTTCATGTGGCCCAAGAG GTGCAGCAGCTCCAGCAGGTGCCTGTCCCACACGTGTACTCCAGCCAAGTGCAGTATGTGGAGGGTGGTGACGCCAGCTACACGGCCAGTGCCAT ccgcTCCAGTACCTACTCCTACCCAGAGACGCCGCTGTACACCCAGACAGCGGGCACCAGCTACTACGAAGCCGCGGGCACCACCGCCCAGGTCAGCACACCTGCCACCTCCCAGGCAGTGGCCAGCACCGGCTCCGTGCCCATGTACGTGTCCGGCACCCAGGTGGTCACCAGCTCCACCAGCAGCGGGGGTGGGGCCAGCAGTGGtggcagcggcggcagcggcagcggggGAGGCAGTGGCGGTGGCgggggcggcggcagcggcggcggcggcagcggcggcggcagcggagCGGGAACCTATGTGATCCAGGGCGGCTACATGCTGGGCAGTGCCAGCCAGTCCTACTCCCACACCACCCGTGCCTCGCCAGCCACT GTTCAATGGCTCCTAGACAACTATGAGACAGCAGAGGGGGTGAGCCTGCCGCGGAGCACCCTCTACTGCCACTACCTGCTGCACTGCCAGGAGCAGAAGCTGGAGCCCGTCAATGCCGCTTCCTTCGGCAAGCTCATCCGCTCTGTCTTCATGGGCCTGCGCACCCGACGGCTTGGCACCAG gGGCAACTCTAAATACCACTACTACGGCCTGCGCATCAAGGCCAGCTCGCCCCTGCTGCGGCTCATGGAGGACCAGCAGCACATGGCTATGCGGGGCCAGCCCTTCTCGCAGAAGCAAAG GCTCAAGCCCATCCAGAAGATGGAGGGCATGACCAACGGTGTGGCTGTGGGGCCGCAGCAGGCCGCTGGGCTGTCTGACATCAGCGCCCAGGTCCAGCAGTACCAGCAGTTCCTGG ATGCCTCGAGGAGTCTCCCTGATTTCTCAGAGCTTGACCTCCAGGGCAAAGTCCTCCCCGAGGGCGTTGGGCCTGGGGACATCAAGGCCTTCCAGGTCCTGTACCGGGAACACTGTGAG GCCATTGTCGACGTCATGGTGAACCTGCAGTTCACCCTGGTGGAGACGCTGTGGAAAACCTTCTGGAGATACAACCTCAGCCAGCCCAACGAGGCACCTCCACTGGCTGT GCATGACGAGGCTGAGAAGCGGCTGCCCAAGGCCAGCCTGGTGCTCCTCTCCAAGTTTGAACCAGTGCTGCAGTGGACCAAGCACTGTGACAATGTGCTGTACCAGGGCCTGGTGGAGATCCTCATCCCGGACGTGCTGCGGCCCATCCCCA GTGCCTTGACCCAAGCGATCCGGAACTTTGCCAAGAGCCTGGAGAGCTGGCTCACGCATGCCATGGTGAACATCCCTGAGGAGATGCTGCGTGTGAAG GTAGCAGCAGCCGGCGCCTTTGCGCAGACGCTGCGACGCTACACGTCGCTCAATCACTTGGCGCAAGCAGCCCGCGCGGTGCTGCAGAACACGGCGCAGATCAACCAGATGCTGAGCGACCTCAACCGCGTGGACTTCGCCAACGTGCAA GAGCAGGCCTCGTGGGTGTGCCGCTGCGAGGACCGCGTGGTGCAGCGGCTGGAGCAGGACTTCAAGGTGACCCTGCAGCAGCAGAACTCACTGGAGCAGTGGGCGGCCTGGCTGGACGGCGTCGTGAGCCAGGTGCTTAAGCCCTACCAGGGCAGCACCGGCTTCCCCAAGGCCGCCAAGCTCTTCCTCCTCAAGTGGTCCTTCTACAG CTCCATGGTGATCCGGGACCTGACCCTGCGAAGCGCTGCCAGCTTTGGTTCTTTCCACCTCATCCGGCTGCTCTACGACGAGTACATGTACTACCTGATCGAGCATCGAGTGGCCCAGGCCAAGGGCGAGACCCCAATCGCGGTCATGGGCGAG TTCGCCAACCTGACCACCTCGCTGAACCCCCTAGACCCGGACAAAG acgaagaggaggaggaagaggaggagagcgAGGATGAGCTGCCGCAGGACATCTCGCTGGCGGCCGGCGGCGAGTCGCCCGCTCTGGGCCCTGATGCCCTGGAGCCGCCTGCCAAGTTGGCACGGACAGACGCGCGTGGCCTCTTCGTGCAGGCGCTGCCCTCCAGCTAA